A single region of the Fenollaria sporofastidiosus genome encodes:
- the smpB gene encoding SsrA-binding protein SmpB → MKEEDIKVVANNKKARHDYFIEKTYEAGLVLKGTEVKSIRQGRVNLKESYVIVKNGEIFVFGMHVSPYKEGNIFNEDPLRTRKLLLNRKEIRKISQDIKLEGSTVVPLRLYFKHGRAKLEIALAKGKKLYDKRESQREKDIKRSIDRKYKI, encoded by the coding sequence ATGAAAGAAGAAGATATAAAAGTTGTAGCTAATAATAAAAAAGCGAGACACGATTATTTTATAGAAAAGACGTATGAGGCGGGCTTAGTTTTAAAAGGCACCGAAGTAAAATCCATTAGACAAGGTAGAGTGAATTTAAAAGAGAGTTATGTAATTGTTAAGAATGGTGAAATTTTCGTCTTTGGTATGCACGTAAGTCCATACAAGGAAGGCAATATATTTAACGAGGACCCACTTAGGACAAGAAAGTTATTGCTCAACAGAAAAGAGATTAGAAAGATTTCTCAAGATATAAAGCTTGAGGGCTCTACTGTTGTTCCGCTAAGATTATATTTTAAGCACGGAAGAGCGAAGCTTGAGATAGCACTTGCTAAAGGTAAAAAACTTTATGACAAAAGAGAGAGCCAAAGAGAAAAAGACATTAAAAGAAGTATTGATAGAAAGTATAAAATCTAG
- the rnr gene encoding ribonuclease R, whose translation MKIRELVMNYFNREDYVPQSKKDLLRAFKITKKDKKIFERLLKSLEKDKKIICSNDKYYTYNSSHIIKGKYEANKRGFGFVIGDDFDVFIRFENSMYAMDSDEVCAIITEKKLDGNYEGKIIKILSRATKRVVGTYQDNGSFGFIRCDDVKIIYDVFINKSNSKGAKHGDKVVAEIIKYPDKNKNPEGRVVEIIGKEDDPGIDITSIIKSYELREYFPNRVKDELEDINYDISSEEIERRVDYRDLLTVTIDGVDSKDLDDAISLVKSGDMYTLYVHIADVANYVKERTYLDKEAYLRGNSYYLLDRVLPMLPKELSNGICSLNPNEDRLTLSVKMDIDKNGEVLSHKISEAVINSDYRLNYTQVSDLLEGKKKAAELGLDAIEDTLKNMQDLMHILNDKRNKRGNIDFDIVETKVVLDEKGKVLDIKPEERRVANKIIEEFMIAANETVAKEYFMKDLPFVYRVHEKPKREKMFYLSEFLKRFDLYINPDNVTPADLARVLNELKGKKESALISNIVLRTMQKARYTYEELGHFGLASKYYSHFTSPIRRYSDLIIHRIIKDFMNGRLKESKIVYYEKNLDQMTKHISETELVQEKAERDIVQMKCAEYMQDKIGNVYVGEVSSLTSFGVYVMLENTIEGLCHFANMDDDFYYFDETEYKVIGKDSLNEYRIGMKVRVAVLDASKETRTIDFKILGVVE comes from the coding sequence ATGAAAATCAGGGAACTTGTAATGAACTATTTTAATAGAGAAGACTATGTACCCCAAAGCAAGAAGGACTTACTAAGAGCGTTTAAGATTACGAAGAAAGATAAGAAAATATTTGAAAGACTTCTTAAATCATTAGAAAAAGACAAAAAAATTATTTGCAGCAATGATAAATATTACACTTACAACAGTTCCCATATAATAAAAGGAAAGTATGAAGCTAATAAACGTGGCTTTGGCTTCGTTATAGGTGATGACTTTGATGTCTTCATAAGATTTGAAAACTCGATGTACGCTATGGACTCTGATGAGGTATGCGCTATAATCACAGAGAAGAAACTTGATGGTAACTATGAAGGCAAGATAATCAAGATATTATCCAGAGCTACAAAGAGGGTTGTTGGAACTTATCAAGACAATGGCAGCTTTGGCTTTATCAGATGTGATGATGTCAAGATTATATATGATGTCTTTATCAATAAGAGCAATTCAAAAGGCGCAAAGCATGGTGACAAGGTAGTTGCTGAGATCATTAAGTATCCAGACAAAAATAAAAATCCAGAGGGAAGAGTTGTTGAGATTATCGGTAAAGAAGATGATCCAGGTATAGACATCACATCCATCATTAAGTCGTACGAACTTAGAGAGTACTTTCCAAATAGAGTTAAAGATGAATTAGAAGATATTAACTATGATATAAGCTCTGAAGAGATAGAGCGCAGAGTAGACTATAGAGACTTATTAACGGTAACTATAGACGGTGTTGACTCGAAGGACTTAGACGACGCCATAAGCTTAGTGAAAAGTGGCGATATGTATACACTCTACGTACACATAGCAGACGTTGCTAATTATGTCAAGGAGCGCACATACTTAGATAAGGAGGCTTACTTAAGAGGCAACTCATACTACTTACTTGATAGGGTTCTACCGATGCTTCCAAAAGAGCTTTCGAATGGCATATGCTCACTTAATCCAAATGAAGATAGGCTAACACTATCTGTTAAGATGGATATAGATAAGAACGGGGAGGTTTTAAGTCACAAGATATCAGAGGCTGTGATTAACTCTGACTACAGACTTAACTACACACAAGTTTCAGACCTTTTAGAAGGCAAGAAGAAGGCGGCTGAACTTGGTCTTGATGCTATAGAAGATACGCTTAAGAACATGCAAGATTTAATGCATATTCTTAATGATAAGAGAAACAAAAGAGGTAACATAGACTTTGACATCGTTGAAACAAAAGTTGTTTTGGACGAGAAAGGCAAAGTTCTTGACATAAAACCAGAAGAAAGACGAGTTGCTAATAAGATTATAGAAGAGTTCATGATAGCTGCTAACGAAACTGTAGCTAAGGAATACTTTATGAAGGACTTGCCTTTTGTATATAGAGTACATGAGAAACCAAAGAGGGAGAAGATGTTCTACCTTTCTGAGTTCTTGAAACGCTTTGACTTATACATTAACCCTGATAATGTTACTCCAGCTGATTTGGCAAGGGTGCTTAATGAACTTAAGGGTAAAAAAGAATCGGCACTTATTTCAAACATAGTTCTTAGGACTATGCAAAAGGCGAGATACACTTATGAAGAGCTTGGTCACTTTGGACTTGCTTCGAAGTACTACTCGCACTTCACATCTCCTATCAGAAGATACTCAGACCTTATTATTCATAGAATCATTAAGGACTTTATGAATGGCAGACTTAAGGAAAGCAAGATTGTTTACTACGAGAAGAACCTTGATCAGATGACAAAGCATATATCTGAAACGGAGCTTGTTCAAGAGAAGGCAGAGCGCGACATAGTACAAATGAAGTGTGCTGAGTACATGCAAGATAAGATCGGCAATGTTTATGTTGGTGAAGTTTCATCACTAACATCCTTTGGCGTATATGTTATGCTTGAGAATACCATAGAAGGTCTTTGCCACTTTGCAAATATGGATGATGACTTCTATTATTTTGATGAAACAGAATACAAAGTCATCGGCAAGGACTCATTAAATGAATACAGGATAGGTATGAAGGTAAGAGTTGCTGTCCTTGATGCATCGAAAGAGACGAGAACTATTGATTTTAAAATTCTTGGAGTGGTTGAATGA
- a CDS encoding UDP-N-acetylmuramoyl-tripeptide--D-alanyl-D-alanine ligase has product MIAIFIFLPILLTVLIYIHSLAFFQILQLNMYISSEYELWLKNFGWLKNSLKKLTPGDKKPLVFTDRMKRLMKIFVSFNVVIMYTSIIAYLLFGEKIALAYLLVLAFELYIIRAKSVKFANILAQPIENKINHGFYIQAQNKIKKEKENKLKVVGITGSYGKTSTKLVLNDIVKNSLKTYATPSSFNTPMGISKVINNELESGTEVFISELGARYVGEIKEVAELVMPDIAIITNIGPCHIETFGSMENIVKTKFELIDTLKEGGLAIFNYDNPYIKEKAAEVKTRKVYISLEDDACDYFAKDISASEFGTEFTLVYKNKEYNLKTKLLGKHNIYNVLLSVAAARELGMSMEEIQEAVLNVNQVEHRLSLVENPNNLIIIDDAFNSNPSGAQAALDVISEFKEGKKIVISPGMVELGELQYEENKKFGKNAATVVDYFIIVAEVNKEAIKDGLVEGGLDEDKIHEAASLSDAQLILQKICQAGDVILFENDLPDNY; this is encoded by the coding sequence ATGATAGCTATATTTATATTCTTGCCAATATTATTAACAGTTTTAATTTATATACATTCTTTGGCATTTTTCCAAATATTGCAATTAAATATGTACATTTCAAGCGAGTATGAGCTATGGCTTAAAAATTTTGGCTGGCTTAAGAACTCATTAAAGAAATTAACACCTGGAGATAAGAAGCCGCTTGTCTTTACTGACAGGATGAAGAGACTGATGAAGATATTTGTAAGCTTCAACGTAGTGATTATGTATACGTCAATCATCGCATATCTATTATTCGGTGAAAAAATTGCACTAGCATATTTATTAGTACTTGCTTTTGAACTATACATCATAAGAGCGAAGAGTGTAAAGTTTGCAAATATATTAGCACAGCCGATTGAGAATAAAATCAATCACGGTTTTTATATACAAGCACAAAATAAAATTAAGAAAGAAAAAGAGAATAAATTAAAGGTGGTAGGTATAACAGGAAGCTATGGCAAGACATCGACTAAGCTTGTTTTAAATGATATTGTGAAGAATAGCCTTAAGACATACGCAACGCCAAGTTCATTTAACACACCTATGGGTATATCAAAGGTAATAAACAACGAGCTTGAAAGCGGCACTGAAGTTTTCATCTCTGAACTTGGAGCAAGATATGTCGGAGAGATAAAGGAAGTTGCTGAGCTTGTTATGCCAGATATCGCCATCATCACTAACATTGGCCCATGTCACATCGAAACCTTTGGATCAATGGAGAACATTGTCAAGACAAAGTTCGAACTTATAGACACACTTAAGGAAGGCGGCCTTGCTATATTTAACTACGACAACCCATATATTAAAGAGAAGGCAGCTGAGGTTAAGACTAGAAAGGTGTATATCTCACTTGAAGATGATGCGTGTGACTACTTTGCGAAAGATATAAGTGCCAGCGAGTTTGGCACTGAGTTCACACTTGTCTACAAGAACAAAGAGTATAATTTAAAGACAAAGCTTCTTGGTAAGCACAATATATACAATGTTCTTCTTTCGGTTGCGGCAGCTCGTGAGTTAGGCATGAGCATGGAAGAGATACAAGAGGCGGTTCTTAACGTTAATCAAGTTGAACACAGACTATCACTTGTAGAGAACCCAAACAATCTTATTATCATCGACGACGCTTTTAATAGTAACCCAAGCGGTGCACAAGCGGCTCTAGATGTTATAAGTGAGTTTAAAGAAGGAAAGAAGATAGTTATCTCACCAGGCATGGTTGAGCTAGGAGAGCTTCAATACGAAGAGAATAAAAAGTTTGGCAAGAATGCAGCAACCGTTGTAGATTATTTCATTATCGTAGCAGAAGTTAATAAAGAAGCAATAAAAGATGGTCTAGTAGAAGGTGGACTTGATGAAGATAAGATACATGAGGCAGCAAGCTTAAGTGATGCACAATTAATACTACAAAAAATATGTCAAGCAGGCGACGTAATACTTTTCGAAAACGATTTGCCTGATAATTATTAG
- a CDS encoding copper amine oxidase N-terminal domain-containing protein, producing the protein MKVKNAILSTIIATQILSTAALAAPDEAIKEFKKVAPIKQEVKHFQGEVKLFIIKDGEKVRVDQKMTDGLRVVNGRTCVGVRDLVNAIEGAKVEWDGTNHIVDITYAGKTISYPVGKPLMWADGKAVTIDVPAQIDPQISKTFLPIRNIAETLGFKVDWDNKAKEVVLTPGAGTGVTTAQTPTQNSKTKIKLASGEVIDINKPILDKIEYDQGKPFLKSHIYELSDADFIDNGDGTMTFGKGTKLEQNFLKKFKRVDSSPSNPNFKIAGENKGDTRIGTYVIGEGNPMSDKCYKEWSDKKGHELYFSELGAVTGEYKVAKNYFDDSDSFFVSGDNRDEYLLNLFKERKIDKTEVNKFLSTYKYDKNEIYIKRWLLNKNIDFYDGTGIINVTMNGSSRLDLPYIAFYITKDKKVLSDEFSDDYKYKIDVDKVIVYKLLPKYINGKYEYHDALFVIDIPDITLRRLYTVNEKRNGLFHIITPKTVKEIKGI; encoded by the coding sequence ATGAAAGTCAAAAACGCAATATTAAGTACAATTATCGCAACACAAATTTTAAGCACAGCAGCACTTGCAGCACCAGATGAAGCAATCAAAGAATTTAAGAAAGTAGCGCCAATTAAACAAGAAGTAAAACACTTCCAAGGCGAAGTAAAACTATTCATCATTAAAGACGGAGAAAAAGTGAGAGTCGATCAAAAGATGACAGATGGCTTAAGAGTAGTTAATGGAAGAACATGTGTAGGAGTAAGAGACCTTGTAAACGCAATCGAAGGAGCAAAAGTTGAGTGGGACGGCACTAATCACATAGTCGACATCACATATGCTGGCAAGACAATATCATACCCAGTAGGAAAACCACTTATGTGGGCAGATGGCAAAGCAGTGACAATAGACGTGCCAGCACAAATCGATCCACAAATATCAAAAACATTCTTACCTATAAGAAACATAGCAGAGACATTGGGCTTCAAAGTAGATTGGGACAACAAAGCAAAGGAAGTAGTCCTAACACCAGGCGCAGGCACAGGGGTTACAACAGCTCAAACACCTACACAAAACAGCAAGACAAAGATAAAATTAGCAAGTGGAGAAGTAATTGATATAAATAAACCCATACTAGATAAAATTGAATATGATCAGGGAAAACCTTTTTTGAAATCTCATATATATGAGCTAAGCGATGCAGACTTTATTGATAATGGCGATGGAACTATGACATTTGGAAAAGGTACTAAACTTGAACAAAACTTTTTAAAGAAATTTAAAAGAGTTGACTCATCACCATCAAATCCTAATTTCAAAATAGCAGGAGAAAACAAAGGCGATACACGTATAGGAACATATGTAATAGGCGAAGGTAATCCAATGTCAGACAAGTGTTATAAAGAATGGTCAGATAAAAAAGGTCATGAGCTGTATTTTAGTGAATTAGGGGCAGTAACTGGCGAATACAAAGTAGCTAAAAATTATTTTGATGACAGTGATTCATTTTTTGTATCTGGAGACAATAGAGATGAATACCTTTTAAATTTATTTAAAGAAAGAAAAATTGATAAAACTGAAGTCAATAAATTTTTATCGACATATAAGTATGATAAAAATGAAATTTATATAAAAAGATGGTTATTAAATAAAAATATCGATTTCTATGACGGAACTGGTATTATAAATGTAACAATGAACGGTAGTAGTAGATTAGATTTACCATATATAGCTTTCTATATTACTAAAGATAAAAAAGTTTTATCAGATGAGTTTTCAGATGATTATAAATATAAAATAGATGTAGATAAAGTTATAGTGTATAAATTGTTGCCAAAATATATAAATGGAAAATATGAATACCATGATGCTCTCTTTGTAATAGATATACCAGATATTACTTTAAGAAGACTTTATACAGTAAATGAGAAGAGAAATGGACTTTTTCATATAATCACACCAAAGACAGTAAAAGAGATTAAAGGTATATAA
- a CDS encoding D-alanine--D-alanine ligase family protein has protein sequence MLKVGVIFGGRSVEHEVSVITGMQVIENMDKEKFLPIPIYITKEGKWLSSEAFKNFKTFKDGDFSSAKNVMLGCDYGDFNLYINPETKSMFDKKVYERLDMVFFALHGTNGEDGSCQGLVETVGLPYTGTNVLSSAVGMDKVIMKDVYRANGLPVVNYRYYYRSMWRSSKDNVMSDIEKNLKYPLFIKPSNLGSSIGISKVKSKENLEEALMIAFSYDKKVIVEESVENAREINCAVMGYEENIETSELEEPLDFKELLTFDDKYVSNKKTPGTKMMRNLLKKDEPLRPELERLAKAAFTSIDASGNARVDLLVSKDTGKVYINEINTIPGSIAFYLWEPKGYSFKDLITKMIGIAKEIDTMRKETVYSYDAELFKRIQYGKKL, from the coding sequence ATGCTAAAGGTAGGCGTTATATTTGGTGGAAGAAGCGTTGAACATGAAGTATCAGTTATTACAGGAATGCAAGTAATTGAGAACATGGATAAAGAAAAATTCCTTCCAATTCCAATATATATTACAAAAGAAGGTAAGTGGCTAAGTTCAGAGGCCTTCAAGAATTTTAAAACATTTAAAGACGGTGACTTTAGTTCAGCTAAGAACGTTATGCTTGGCTGTGACTATGGAGATTTTAACCTATATATAAATCCTGAAACAAAGTCTATGTTTGACAAGAAGGTATACGAAAGGCTTGATATGGTCTTCTTCGCGCTTCATGGAACTAACGGCGAAGACGGATCATGCCAAGGACTTGTTGAGACAGTTGGTCTACCATATACAGGCACTAACGTCTTAAGTTCTGCAGTCGGTATGGACAAGGTCATAATGAAGGATGTATATAGGGCAAACGGACTTCCTGTAGTAAACTACAGGTACTACTACAGAAGTATGTGGAGAAGCTCAAAGGACAATGTTATGTCTGACATAGAAAAGAATTTAAAGTATCCATTGTTTATAAAGCCATCCAACCTTGGTTCGTCTATAGGCATATCTAAGGTTAAGAGCAAGGAAAACTTGGAAGAAGCTTTGATGATAGCCTTCAGTTATGATAAAAAGGTCATAGTTGAAGAATCAGTTGAAAACGCAAGAGAGATAAACTGCGCTGTCATGGGTTACGAAGAAAATATCGAGACATCAGAATTAGAAGAACCACTAGACTTCAAAGAACTATTGACATTTGATGATAAATATGTATCAAATAAAAAAACTCCAGGCACTAAGATGATGAGAAACCTTTTAAAGAAGGACGAGCCATTGAGACCTGAACTTGAAAGACTTGCTAAAGCAGCTTTCACATCCATTGATGCAAGCGGCAATGCTAGAGTAGACTTGCTTGTATCGAAGGACACTGGCAAGGTATACATTAACGAAATAAATACAATACCAGGTTCTATTGCGTTTTACTTATGGGAGCCAAAGGGCTACTCATTTAAAGACTTAATCACTAAGATGATTGGTATAGCAAAAGAGATTGACACTATGAGAAAAGAAACTGTTTACTCATACGATGCCGAACTCTTTAAACGTATTCAATACGGAAAGAAATTATAG
- a CDS encoding sodium-translocating pyrophosphatase yields MDKILIVAPIVGAIALLFALVKALYVTKQDAGNERMKEISGYIQEGALAFLTREYKYLAIFIVVLFAILALAINIGTAVCYLIGAVFSICAGYIGMTVATKANVRTTNAAKESGMGKALNVAFSGGTVMGMCVVGLGLLGTSIVWMIFKDANIVTGFGLGASSIALFARVGGGIYTKAADVGADLVGKVEAGIPEDDPRNPAVIADNVGDNVGDVAGMGADLFESYVGAIISAITLGALAFSDNGISFALALCSVGIVSSIIGTLFVKGDKNPQKALDMATWGSSIITIIASYFLSTKILGSIKPFYAIVAGVVVGLIIAKVTEYYTAAEYKPVQKVAEESETGASTNIIAGLSVGMMSTAIPMIVISIGILAAFFLAGGSESAVNGLYGISLAAVGLLATAATTIAVDAYGPVADNAGGIAEMCGLPESVRDITDKLDSVGNTTAAVGKGFAIASAALTALALFASYTQAVGLSQIDLTNPLTIAGVFIGGMLPFLFSSLTMDAVGKAANQMIEEVRRQFRSIPGIMEGTAKPDYGKCVDISTKAALKEMVIPGLLAVVCPVIVGILLGTEALGGLLAGSLVTGVLMAIFMSNAGGAWDNAKKYIESGVHGGKGSDAHKAAVTGDTVGDPFKDTSGPSLNILIKLMTIVALVFAQVFVSYGGLIIK; encoded by the coding sequence ATGGACAAGATTTTAATTGTAGCTCCTATAGTTGGAGCTATAGCACTATTATTTGCTTTAGTTAAAGCTCTATATGTTACTAAGCAAGATGCTGGTAATGAGAGAATGAAAGAGATTTCTGGTTATATCCAAGAAGGAGCTCTTGCATTTTTAACTAGAGAGTACAAATATCTAGCAATATTTATTGTTGTATTATTCGCAATTTTAGCACTAGCTATTAACATCGGCACAGCTGTTTGTTATTTAATCGGTGCTGTATTCTCTATTTGCGCAGGCTATATCGGTATGACTGTAGCTACTAAAGCTAACGTAAGAACAACTAATGCTGCTAAGGAAAGCGGTATGGGCAAGGCTCTAAACGTAGCTTTCTCAGGTGGTACAGTTATGGGTATGTGCGTTGTAGGTTTAGGTTTACTAGGCACAAGCATTGTTTGGATGATATTCAAAGATGCTAACATAGTTACAGGTTTCGGACTTGGTGCTTCATCAATCGCTTTATTCGCAAGAGTTGGTGGCGGTATCTACACAAAGGCTGCAGACGTTGGTGCTGACTTAGTAGGTAAGGTTGAAGCAGGTATCCCAGAAGACGACCCAAGAAACCCAGCAGTTATCGCTGATAACGTTGGTGATAACGTTGGCGACGTTGCAGGTATGGGTGCTGACTTATTCGAATCATATGTTGGAGCTATAATCTCAGCTATCACATTAGGAGCGTTAGCATTTAGCGATAACGGTATTTCATTCGCACTTGCACTATGCTCAGTTGGTATAGTTTCATCTATTATTGGTACATTATTTGTAAAGGGCGACAAGAACCCTCAAAAAGCTCTTGATATGGCTACTTGGGGAAGTTCAATAATCACTATCATCGCTTCTTACTTCTTATCTACAAAGATACTAGGTTCAATCAAACCTTTCTACGCTATCGTAGCAGGTGTTGTAGTTGGACTTATCATAGCAAAAGTTACAGAATATTATACAGCTGCTGAATATAAGCCAGTTCAAAAAGTTGCTGAAGAATCTGAAACAGGAGCTTCAACAAACATCATCGCTGGTTTATCAGTAGGTATGATGTCAACAGCTATACCTATGATTGTTATCTCAATAGGCATACTAGCTGCATTCTTCTTAGCAGGTGGATCAGAAAGTGCTGTAAACGGACTTTATGGTATCTCACTTGCAGCAGTAGGTCTACTAGCAACAGCCGCAACAACTATCGCAGTTGACGCATATGGACCAGTTGCTGATAACGCTGGTGGTATCGCTGAAATGTGCGGACTTCCAGAAAGCGTAAGAGACATTACAGATAAGCTAGACTCAGTTGGTAACACAACAGCAGCAGTTGGTAAGGGTTTTGCCATTGCTTCAGCTGCACTTACAGCTCTAGCACTATTCGCTTCATATACTCAAGCAGTTGGACTTAGTCAAATTGACTTAACAAATCCATTAACTATAGCAGGTGTATTCATTGGTGGTATGCTACCATTCTTATTCTCATCATTAACTATGGATGCAGTTGGTAAAGCTGCTAACCAAATGATTGAAGAAGTTAGAAGACAATTCAGATCCATCCCTGGTATCATGGAAGGAACTGCTAAACCAGATTATGGTAAATGCGTAGATATTTCTACTAAGGCTGCTCTTAAGGAAATGGTTATTCCAGGACTTCTAGCTGTTGTATGCCCAGTTATAGTTGGTATACTTCTAGGAACAGAAGCTTTAGGCGGTCTACTTGCAGGTTCACTAGTAACAGGCGTTCTAATGGCAATCTTCATGTCAAACGCTGGTGGAGCTTGGGACAATGCAAAGAAGTATATTGAATCAGGTGTTCATGGTGGTAAAGGATCAGATGCTCACAAGGCAGCAGTAACAGGAGACACTGTTGGTGACCCATTCAAGGATACATCAGGACCATCACTAAATATACTAATTAAATTAATGACAATAGTAGCATTAGTATTTGCACAAGTATTTGTTAGCTACGGTGGACTTATTATAAAATAA
- the secG gene encoding preprotein translocase subunit SecG — protein MNYVLYALVAISALVLTISVAATAGDDQGLQALGGAESIWGSKNPTRNVLLKRITTISSVVFMVTTLILAGFKL, from the coding sequence ATGAATTACGTATTGTATGCACTAGTTGCGATTTCGGCTTTAGTATTAACTATATCAGTAGCAGCTACTGCAGGAGACGATCAAGGCTTACAAGCATTGGGCGGAGCTGAAAGCATATGGGGTTCAAAAAATCCTACAAGAAATGTTCTTTTAAAAAGAATAACTACAATTTCATCAGTTGTGTTTATGGTAACAACTTTGATACTAGCAGGTTTCAAATTATAA
- a CDS encoding metal-dependent transcriptional regulator: protein MKIGESRENYLEMILMLQNKGIKVRSTDVAKALDFSKPSVSRAVGILKEDGYIEVQDDGELTFTKEGEKLAKLVYDRHCTLRTFFENIGVDHENANDDACRVEHVISQVTFDKIKELVNKGNE from the coding sequence ATGAAAATCGGTGAATCAAGAGAAAATTATTTAGAGATGATACTAATGCTACAAAACAAAGGCATTAAGGTTAGAAGTACAGACGTTGCGAAGGCCCTTGATTTTTCTAAGCCAAGCGTTAGTAGAGCAGTTGGTATATTAAAAGAAGATGGTTATATCGAAGTTCAAGACGATGGCGAGCTAACATTTACAAAGGAAGGCGAAAAGCTGGCAAAACTTGTTTATGATAGGCACTGTACACTTAGAACTTTCTTTGAAAATATTGGCGTTGACCATGAGAATGCAAATGATGATGCTTGTAGGGTTGAGCACGTTATAAGCCAAGTCACATTTGATAAAATAAAGGAATTAGTTAATAAAGGTAATGAATAA
- a CDS encoding alpha/beta fold hydrolase, whose product MEITIDNIKINYIALGESEKPVLILHGWGASIDAVMSIVNALKDTRKVIAIDLPGHGKSSQPDRVFGGEDYANIVKSFVEKLGIEKFDAIGHSFGGKTLIQIASEGYKRLDKMVLIDASGILPKRSFSYYLKVYTYKFLKKLYKLIFFYKSEEELMKKLSKKFGSDDYRNTSGIMRQTFVKVVNESLFDRLSLIKNDTLILWGKDDDTTPLYMGKIMNEKIKNSALIELEGGHFSYADDYQIFSRVIRSYLSKEEL is encoded by the coding sequence ATGGAAATAACAATTGACAATATTAAAATTAATTATATAGCCCTAGGCGAGTCGGAAAAGCCTGTTCTTATACTTCATGGTTGGGGCGCTTCAATAGACGCTGTTATGAGTATAGTGAACGCTTTGAAGGATACTAGAAAAGTTATTGCCATAGATTTACCAGGCCATGGCAAGTCGTCTCAGCCAGATAGAGTTTTTGGTGGAGAAGACTATGCAAATATTGTTAAGTCCTTTGTAGAGAAGCTCGGCATTGAAAAATTTGACGCCATAGGTCATAGCTTTGGTGGCAAGACCTTGATACAAATTGCTTCTGAAGGATACAAAAGGCTTGATAAGATGGTTCTTATCGATGCATCAGGTATTCTTCCTAAGAGAAGTTTTTCATATTATCTAAAAGTTTATACATATAAATTCCTTAAAAAGCTCTACAAGTTAATCTTCTTTTACAAGAGTGAAGAAGAGCTTATGAAGAAGCTTTCTAAAAAATTTGGCTCTGATGACTACAGAAACACTAGTGGCATCATGAGACAGACCTTCGTCAAGGTCGTAAATGAATCCCTTTTTGATAGGCTAAGTCTTATCAAGAACGATACTCTTATATTGTGGGGCAAAGATGACGATACAACTCCACTATATATGGGTAAAATTATGAATGAGAAGATAAAGAATTCTGCTCTTATTGAGCTTGAAGGCGGACACTTCTCATATGCAGATGATTATCAAATATTTTCACGTGTAATTAGATCTTATCTTAGTAAGGAGGAACTATGA